In the genome of Molothrus aeneus isolate 106 chromosome 5, BPBGC_Maene_1.0, whole genome shotgun sequence, one region contains:
- the TMEM19 gene encoding transmembrane protein 19 isoform X1, which yields MSASVPPGSAPGAVRAGPGRGSGRAGGERGEEGGGGRGGGVADALRLVFSHQVLSFLIPMSYYQEDFFREYLKMMANMVILNLLICISLAFWIVSMTASTYYGTLRPISPWRWLFSVLVPLIIATQGFKKKSLDHSGALGGLVVGFILTVANYSFFSSLFVFFVTSSKLTKWKKDIKKQIDSEYKEGGQRNWVQVFCNGGVPTELALLYMIENGPGEIPIDFSKEYTASWMCLSLLGALACSAGDTWASEIGSVMSKSKPRLITTWEQVPVGTNGAVTLVGLISSFLGGMTVGIAYFITQLLFVSDLEISAPQWPIIVFGAAAGLLGSIVDSYLGATMQYSGFDQTIGMVVNHQTKDSKHISGKPILDNNAVNLFSSVIIALVLPGMSWFFWPRG from the exons ATGAGCGCCTCGGTGCCTCCCGGCAGCGCCCCGGGGGCGgtgcgggccgggcccggccgcggctccggccgggcgggaggagaaagaggagaagaaggTGGTGGTGGCCGTGGTGGTGGTGTCGCTGATGCCCTGCGCCTTGTGTTTTCCCATCAGGTGTTGTCCTTCTTGATTCCCATGTCCTATTACCAGGAGGATTTCTTCAGAGAATACCTCAAGATGATGGCGAATATGGTCATCCTGAACTTGCTCATTTGTATTTCGCTGGCGTTCTGGATCGTGTCGATGACTGCAAGTACGTACTACG GTACTTTACGACCCATTTCTCCATGGCGCTGGCTTTTTTCAGTCTTGGTTCCACTAATTATTGCTACACAGGGGTTTAAGAAGAAGAGTCTAGATCACAGTGGTGCATTGGGAG gACTGGTGGTTGGATTTATCCTTACAGTCGCAAATTAcagtttcttctcttctttgtttgtattttttgttacttcttcAAAACTTACCAAGTGGAAAAAAGatataaagaaacaaatagATTCAGAATACAAAGAAG GTGGCCAGAGGAATTGGGTTCAGGTATTCTGTAATGGTGGTGTTCCTACTGAGCTGGCTCTCTTATATATGATAGAAAATGGACCGGGTGAAATTCCTATTGACTTTTCAAAGGAATACACAGCATCATGGATGTGCTTATCCCTTTTGGGAGCTTTGGCATGCTCTGCTGGTGATACATGGGCTTCAGAGATTGGTAGTGTTATGAGTAAAAGCAAACCAAGATTGATAACAACCTGGGAACAGGTTCCAGTAG GTACTAATGGAGCAGTTACTTTAGTGGGCCTGATCTCAAGTTTTCTTGGAGGCATGACAGTAGGTATAGCCTACTTTATAACTCAACTCCTTTTTGTGAGTGATCTGGAAATATCTGCTCCACAATGGCCCATCATAGTATTTGGTGCAGCAGCTGGCCTACTGGGATCAATTGTTGATTCGTATTTGGGAGCTACGATGCAATACAGTG GTTTTGACCAGACAATTGGCATGGTTGTTAACCACCAAACAAAAGACTCCAAGCACATATCTGGAAAACCTATATTAGACAACAACGCCgtaaatcttttttcttctgtaatcaTTGCTCTGGTGCTTCCAGGCATGTCGTGGTTTTTCTGGCCAAGAGGTTGA
- the TMEM19 gene encoding transmembrane protein 19 isoform X4 → MSYYQEDFFREYLKMMANMVILNLLICISLAFWIVSMTASTYYGTLRPISPWRWLFSVLVPLIIATQGFKKKSLDHSGALGGLVVGFILTVANYSFFSSLFVFFVTSSKLTKWKKDIKKQIDSEYKEGGQRNWVQVFCNGGVPTELALLYMIENGPGEIPIDFSKEYTASWMCLSLLGALACSAGDTWASEIGSVMSKSKPRLITTWEQVPVGTNGAVTLVGLISSFLGGMTVGIAYFITQLLFVSDLEISAPQWPIIVFGAAAGLLGSIVDSYLGATMQYSGFDQTIGMVVNHQTKDSKHISGKPILDNNAVNLFSSVIIALVLPGMSWFFWPRG, encoded by the exons ATGTCCTATTACCAGGAGGATTTCTTCAGAGAATACCTCAAGATGATGGCGAATATGGTCATCCTGAACTTGCTCATTTGTATTTCGCTGGCGTTCTGGATCGTGTCGATGACTGCAAGTACGTACTACG GTACTTTACGACCCATTTCTCCATGGCGCTGGCTTTTTTCAGTCTTGGTTCCACTAATTATTGCTACACAGGGGTTTAAGAAGAAGAGTCTAGATCACAGTGGTGCATTGGGAG gACTGGTGGTTGGATTTATCCTTACAGTCGCAAATTAcagtttcttctcttctttgtttgtattttttgttacttcttcAAAACTTACCAAGTGGAAAAAAGatataaagaaacaaatagATTCAGAATACAAAGAAG GTGGCCAGAGGAATTGGGTTCAGGTATTCTGTAATGGTGGTGTTCCTACTGAGCTGGCTCTCTTATATATGATAGAAAATGGACCGGGTGAAATTCCTATTGACTTTTCAAAGGAATACACAGCATCATGGATGTGCTTATCCCTTTTGGGAGCTTTGGCATGCTCTGCTGGTGATACATGGGCTTCAGAGATTGGTAGTGTTATGAGTAAAAGCAAACCAAGATTGATAACAACCTGGGAACAGGTTCCAGTAG GTACTAATGGAGCAGTTACTTTAGTGGGCCTGATCTCAAGTTTTCTTGGAGGCATGACAGTAGGTATAGCCTACTTTATAACTCAACTCCTTTTTGTGAGTGATCTGGAAATATCTGCTCCACAATGGCCCATCATAGTATTTGGTGCAGCAGCTGGCCTACTGGGATCAATTGTTGATTCGTATTTGGGAGCTACGATGCAATACAGTG GTTTTGACCAGACAATTGGCATGGTTGTTAACCACCAAACAAAAGACTCCAAGCACATATCTGGAAAACCTATATTAGACAACAACGCCgtaaatcttttttcttctgtaatcaTTGCTCTGGTGCTTCCAGGCATGTCGTGGTTTTTCTGGCCAAGAGGTTGA
- the TMEM19 gene encoding transmembrane protein 19 isoform X2 yields the protein MSASVPPGSAPGAVRAGPGRGSGRAGGERGEEGGGGRGGGVADALRLVFSHQVLSFLIPMSYYQEDFFREYLKMMANMVILNLLICISLAFWIVSMTASTLRPISPWRWLFSVLVPLIIATQGFKKKSLDHSGALGGLVVGFILTVANYSFFSSLFVFFVTSSKLTKWKKDIKKQIDSEYKEGGQRNWVQVFCNGGVPTELALLYMIENGPGEIPIDFSKEYTASWMCLSLLGALACSAGDTWASEIGSVMSKSKPRLITTWEQVPVGTNGAVTLVGLISSFLGGMTVGIAYFITQLLFVSDLEISAPQWPIIVFGAAAGLLGSIVDSYLGATMQYSGFDQTIGMVVNHQTKDSKHISGKPILDNNAVNLFSSVIIALVLPGMSWFFWPRG from the exons ATGAGCGCCTCGGTGCCTCCCGGCAGCGCCCCGGGGGCGgtgcgggccgggcccggccgcggctccggccgggcgggaggagaaagaggagaagaaggTGGTGGTGGCCGTGGTGGTGGTGTCGCTGATGCCCTGCGCCTTGTGTTTTCCCATCAGGTGTTGTCCTTCTTGATTCCCATGTCCTATTACCAGGAGGATTTCTTCAGAGAATACCTCAAGATGATGGCGAATATGGTCATCCTGAACTTGCTCATTTGTATTTCGCTGGCGTTCTGGATCGTGTCGATGACTGCAA GTACTTTACGACCCATTTCTCCATGGCGCTGGCTTTTTTCAGTCTTGGTTCCACTAATTATTGCTACACAGGGGTTTAAGAAGAAGAGTCTAGATCACAGTGGTGCATTGGGAG gACTGGTGGTTGGATTTATCCTTACAGTCGCAAATTAcagtttcttctcttctttgtttgtattttttgttacttcttcAAAACTTACCAAGTGGAAAAAAGatataaagaaacaaatagATTCAGAATACAAAGAAG GTGGCCAGAGGAATTGGGTTCAGGTATTCTGTAATGGTGGTGTTCCTACTGAGCTGGCTCTCTTATATATGATAGAAAATGGACCGGGTGAAATTCCTATTGACTTTTCAAAGGAATACACAGCATCATGGATGTGCTTATCCCTTTTGGGAGCTTTGGCATGCTCTGCTGGTGATACATGGGCTTCAGAGATTGGTAGTGTTATGAGTAAAAGCAAACCAAGATTGATAACAACCTGGGAACAGGTTCCAGTAG GTACTAATGGAGCAGTTACTTTAGTGGGCCTGATCTCAAGTTTTCTTGGAGGCATGACAGTAGGTATAGCCTACTTTATAACTCAACTCCTTTTTGTGAGTGATCTGGAAATATCTGCTCCACAATGGCCCATCATAGTATTTGGTGCAGCAGCTGGCCTACTGGGATCAATTGTTGATTCGTATTTGGGAGCTACGATGCAATACAGTG GTTTTGACCAGACAATTGGCATGGTTGTTAACCACCAAACAAAAGACTCCAAGCACATATCTGGAAAACCTATATTAGACAACAACGCCgtaaatcttttttcttctgtaatcaTTGCTCTGGTGCTTCCAGGCATGTCGTGGTTTTTCTGGCCAAGAGGTTGA
- the TMEM19 gene encoding transmembrane protein 19 isoform X3, giving the protein MRGEAAGRNGGGARGPREQVLSFLIPMSYYQEDFFREYLKMMANMVILNLLICISLAFWIVSMTASTYYGTLRPISPWRWLFSVLVPLIIATQGFKKKSLDHSGALGGLVVGFILTVANYSFFSSLFVFFVTSSKLTKWKKDIKKQIDSEYKEGGQRNWVQVFCNGGVPTELALLYMIENGPGEIPIDFSKEYTASWMCLSLLGALACSAGDTWASEIGSVMSKSKPRLITTWEQVPVGTNGAVTLVGLISSFLGGMTVGIAYFITQLLFVSDLEISAPQWPIIVFGAAAGLLGSIVDSYLGATMQYSGFDQTIGMVVNHQTKDSKHISGKPILDNNAVNLFSSVIIALVLPGMSWFFWPRG; this is encoded by the exons ATGCGCGGGGAGGCCGCGGGGCGGAATGGTGGCGGCGCCCGCGGCCCCCGGGAACAG GTGTTGTCCTTCTTGATTCCCATGTCCTATTACCAGGAGGATTTCTTCAGAGAATACCTCAAGATGATGGCGAATATGGTCATCCTGAACTTGCTCATTTGTATTTCGCTGGCGTTCTGGATCGTGTCGATGACTGCAAGTACGTACTACG GTACTTTACGACCCATTTCTCCATGGCGCTGGCTTTTTTCAGTCTTGGTTCCACTAATTATTGCTACACAGGGGTTTAAGAAGAAGAGTCTAGATCACAGTGGTGCATTGGGAG gACTGGTGGTTGGATTTATCCTTACAGTCGCAAATTAcagtttcttctcttctttgtttgtattttttgttacttcttcAAAACTTACCAAGTGGAAAAAAGatataaagaaacaaatagATTCAGAATACAAAGAAG GTGGCCAGAGGAATTGGGTTCAGGTATTCTGTAATGGTGGTGTTCCTACTGAGCTGGCTCTCTTATATATGATAGAAAATGGACCGGGTGAAATTCCTATTGACTTTTCAAAGGAATACACAGCATCATGGATGTGCTTATCCCTTTTGGGAGCTTTGGCATGCTCTGCTGGTGATACATGGGCTTCAGAGATTGGTAGTGTTATGAGTAAAAGCAAACCAAGATTGATAACAACCTGGGAACAGGTTCCAGTAG GTACTAATGGAGCAGTTACTTTAGTGGGCCTGATCTCAAGTTTTCTTGGAGGCATGACAGTAGGTATAGCCTACTTTATAACTCAACTCCTTTTTGTGAGTGATCTGGAAATATCTGCTCCACAATGGCCCATCATAGTATTTGGTGCAGCAGCTGGCCTACTGGGATCAATTGTTGATTCGTATTTGGGAGCTACGATGCAATACAGTG GTTTTGACCAGACAATTGGCATGGTTGTTAACCACCAAACAAAAGACTCCAAGCACATATCTGGAAAACCTATATTAGACAACAACGCCgtaaatcttttttcttctgtaatcaTTGCTCTGGTGCTTCCAGGCATGTCGTGGTTTTTCTGGCCAAGAGGTTGA